The following coding sequences are from one Granulicella arctica window:
- the cobA gene encoding uroporphyrinogen-III C-methyltransferase, with amino-acid sequence MSTDAEPGFVYLVGAGPGDPDLLTLRAAHLLRTADVILPDDLVSDEVLALASPTADIIPVGKRCGQPRITQAGIHALMLEHAQADRSVVRLKSGDPLVFGRAGEEIESLRAANIPFEIVPGISAAFAVAASLQTPLTDRTNASKLILATAHHAAGKVELTPSWSGSFPDAATLVIYMPGRDFAALSADLIASGIPPGTPCVAVSKATTPDEHICATTLVNLASAEVGPAPVILLIGHAIQLP; translated from the coding sequence GTGAGTACCGACGCCGAACCCGGCTTCGTCTACCTCGTCGGCGCGGGCCCCGGCGATCCGGACCTGCTCACCCTCCGCGCCGCCCATCTCCTCCGCACCGCCGACGTTATCCTCCCTGACGATCTCGTCTCCGACGAAGTCCTCGCCCTAGCCAGCCCCACCGCCGACATCATCCCCGTAGGCAAGCGCTGCGGCCAGCCCCGCATCACCCAGGCAGGCATCCACGCCCTCATGCTTGAGCATGCACAGGCAGACCGGTCTGTGGTCCGCTTGAAGTCCGGAGATCCACTCGTGTTCGGACGCGCCGGTGAAGAGATCGAGTCCCTCCGCGCCGCCAACATCCCCTTCGAGATCGTCCCCGGCATCTCCGCCGCCTTCGCCGTCGCCGCCAGCCTGCAAACCCCGCTCACCGACCGCACCAACGCCTCCAAACTCATCCTCGCCACCGCACATCACGCCGCAGGGAAAGTTGAGCTCACTCCAAGCTGGAGCGGCTCCTTCCCCGACGCCGCAACACTCGTCATCTACATGCCCGGCCGCGACTTCGCAGCCCTCTCCGCTGACCTCATCGCCTCCGGCATCCCCCCCGGAACCCCCTGCGTCGCCGTCAGCAAAGCCACCACACCCGACGAGCACATCTGCGCAACAACCCTCGTCAATCTAGCCTCCGCCGAGGTCGGCCCCGCGCCCGTCATCCTCCTCATCGGCCACGCCATCCAGCTTCCATAA
- a CDS encoding glycosyltransferase family 39 protein: MKLSPSRVATLVVLLLAVLALEVTSTIRQQSLTWDEGDHIFAGYMTWKTADFGLNPEHPPLVKLMGTAPLLGLPLHVPKLQGRFFKNESYFDGRDLLFGNTPAYSADALTFRVRIATLPLVLLLALLVFFATQEMFGTPPALIALTLLVFEPNIIAHGAYVTTDTAISCFFFASVYAFYRYCKSPSTPRLVITGLAAGLALASKHSAVILLPVLILLALGELIYRTKLSPFAGSKAPRQALRLIGALAGLSVIAIIVLWAFYGFRYAARPTGLSLDPTLANYTLPLRPLEARGILLFARLHLLPESYLYGLADVRSMANGMPSYIFGKDYEHGVWFYFPSVIAIKLTLGLITLGLLALAAIFAGRLRGHTRELLFLTMPPAFYFLIAMGSSLNIGSRHVLPTYVFLCVLAAAGAWAWIKPSPNKPISKPWTSIVTLLLLFHIASSARAYPNYIAYSNEVWGGPTQTYRYLTDSNTDWGQQLKAVKLYTDQHHIHDCWFAYFVTPFILPSDYGIPCKVLPTPDSIFTSYQYPVPPTITGPVFISAGTLTGFELGSNILNPYRAFRSVTPNDHIQDGVLVYNGTFPVPLASALSHIQRSADLLKTKDYTGALSEAQQSVTIAPQELQPQIALGDALAALGRTTEARTAYAQARKVVLTMEPQAQTVWNDTLNKKVAALP; this comes from the coding sequence ATGAAGCTATCCCCGTCCCGTGTTGCAACCCTCGTTGTCCTTCTTCTTGCCGTACTTGCCCTTGAAGTCACCTCCACGATCCGCCAGCAGTCGCTCACCTGGGACGAGGGCGACCACATCTTCGCGGGCTACATGACCTGGAAGACCGCCGACTTCGGCCTCAACCCGGAGCATCCTCCCCTGGTCAAGCTCATGGGAACCGCTCCACTCCTCGGACTCCCACTCCACGTCCCCAAACTCCAGGGCCGCTTCTTCAAAAATGAGTCGTACTTCGATGGCCGCGACCTCCTCTTCGGCAACACGCCAGCCTACTCCGCCGACGCGCTCACCTTCCGCGTCCGTATAGCCACACTTCCGCTCGTCCTGCTTCTGGCCCTGCTCGTCTTCTTCGCCACCCAAGAGATGTTCGGCACACCACCCGCACTCATCGCCCTCACGCTGCTCGTCTTCGAGCCCAATATCATCGCCCACGGCGCCTACGTCACCACCGACACCGCCATCTCCTGCTTCTTCTTCGCCTCCGTCTATGCCTTCTACCGCTACTGCAAATCGCCGTCCACACCGCGTCTCGTCATCACAGGCCTAGCAGCAGGCTTAGCCCTCGCCAGCAAGCACTCCGCTGTCATCCTCCTCCCCGTCCTTATCCTCCTCGCACTCGGCGAGCTCATCTACCGCACAAAATTATCCCCTTTCGCGGGATCAAAGGCACCGCGCCAGGCACTTCGTCTCATCGGAGCTCTCGCTGGCCTCTCCGTCATAGCTATCATCGTCCTCTGGGCCTTCTACGGCTTCCGCTACGCCGCACGCCCCACCGGCCTCTCACTCGACCCCACCCTCGCCAACTACACCCTGCCGCTGCGTCCACTCGAAGCCCGAGGCATCCTTCTCTTCGCCCGCCTTCACCTACTCCCCGAGTCCTACCTCTACGGCCTCGCCGACGTCCGCTCCATGGCCAACGGCATGCCCAGCTACATCTTCGGCAAAGACTACGAACACGGCGTCTGGTTCTACTTCCCCTCTGTCATCGCCATCAAGCTCACACTAGGGCTGATCACACTCGGCCTGCTCGCACTCGCCGCAATCTTCGCCGGAAGACTTCGCGGCCACACCCGCGAACTCCTCTTCCTCACCATGCCGCCGGCCTTCTACTTCCTCATCGCCATGGGCTCGTCGCTAAACATCGGCTCACGACACGTCCTACCCACCTACGTCTTCCTCTGCGTCCTCGCCGCCGCCGGAGCCTGGGCATGGATCAAGCCCTCTCCCAACAAGCCCATCAGCAAACCATGGACGAGCATTGTTACACTGCTGCTGCTCTTCCACATAGCCTCGTCCGCCCGCGCCTACCCCAATTACATCGCCTACTCCAACGAAGTATGGGGCGGACCAACCCAGACCTATCGCTACCTCACCGACTCCAACACCGACTGGGGCCAGCAGCTCAAAGCCGTCAAGCTCTACACCGATCAGCACCACATCCATGACTGCTGGTTCGCCTACTTCGTCACACCCTTCATCCTGCCCTCCGACTATGGCATCCCCTGCAAGGTTCTCCCAACCCCCGATTCCATCTTCACCAGCTACCAATACCCCGTCCCGCCGACCATCACCGGTCCCGTCTTCATCAGCGCAGGCACCCTCACCGGCTTCGAGTTAGGCTCAAACATCCTCAACCCATACCGAGCCTTCCGCTCTGTAACACCCAACGACCACATCCAGGACGGCGTCCTCGTCTACAACGGCACCTTCCCGGTTCCACTCGCCTCCGCGCTCAGCCACATCCAGCGCTCCGCCGACCTCCTCAAGACAAAGGACTACACCGGCGCCCTATCCGAGGCACAGCAATCCGTAACCATTGCACCTCAGGAGCTCCAGCCGCAGATAGCTCTAGGAGACGCCCTGGCCGCACTAGGACGCACCACCGAAGCCCGCACCGCCTACGCACAAGCCCGCAAAGTCGTCCTGACCATGGAGCCTCAGGCACAGACAGTCTGGAACGATACATTGAACAAAAAGGTAGCCGCCCTACCCTAG
- a CDS encoding phenylalanine 4-monooxygenase: MVSLTAEKEPMELRVAAPYLITQSWVDYTPEQHAVWAELVGRNMPQLRDHACREYLDGFEQIGLREDELPDLAAVSERLAPRTGWQSTPVSGFLPADAFFEMLAARRFPTTTWLRSREAMEYTPEPDIFHDVFGHVPMHAHPVFADFLQQYGAICARLTDARDLERMGRLFWFTVEFGVIRQDGEIKVYGSGLISSHGECSRVLAGGCEVKEFELDAVLDQEFQTSEMQPVLYAVESFEQIYEAMRLAESRLG; the protein is encoded by the coding sequence ATGGTGAGTTTGACAGCAGAGAAGGAGCCGATGGAGCTTCGCGTGGCGGCACCCTACCTGATTACGCAGAGTTGGGTGGACTATACGCCGGAGCAACATGCTGTGTGGGCGGAGCTGGTGGGGCGGAATATGCCGCAGCTTCGGGATCATGCCTGCCGCGAGTATCTTGATGGATTCGAGCAGATCGGCTTGCGTGAGGATGAGCTGCCTGACCTGGCTGCGGTGAGTGAGCGGCTGGCTCCGCGTACGGGTTGGCAATCGACTCCGGTGAGCGGCTTTCTGCCGGCGGATGCGTTCTTCGAGATGCTGGCGGCGCGGCGGTTTCCGACGACGACGTGGCTGCGGTCGCGGGAGGCGATGGAGTACACGCCGGAGCCGGATATCTTTCATGATGTGTTTGGGCATGTGCCAATGCATGCGCATCCGGTGTTCGCGGATTTTTTACAGCAGTATGGTGCGATCTGCGCGCGTCTGACGGATGCGCGTGATCTGGAGCGGATGGGGCGCCTGTTCTGGTTCACGGTGGAGTTTGGCGTGATTCGTCAGGATGGCGAGATCAAGGTGTATGGCAGCGGGTTGATCAGCTCGCATGGGGAGTGTTCGCGGGTGCTGGCGGGTGGTTGCGAGGTGAAGGAGTTCGAGCTCGATGCGGTGCTCGACCAGGAGTTTCAGACCAGCGAGATGCAGCCGGTGCTGTACGCGGTCGAGAGTTTCGAGCAGATCTATGAGGCGATGCGGCTGGCCGAGTCACGGCTCGGCTAA
- a CDS encoding YceI family protein, translated as MKFKQVLALAFSATLLFAPIAHAQTSTWALDPAHSQADFQIRHLGVSTVRGAITGAKGTVILDEKDITKSKVEATLSTATVNTSNDARDKHLKSPDFFDAEKYPTITFKSTSITKNGDKLELTGDLTIGATTKSVTLDVDGPAPPQSMHGKTISGFSASGTIKRSDFNFGQKFPAAMLGDDVKFTIDVEIDKQ; from the coding sequence ATGAAATTCAAGCAAGTGCTGGCGCTCGCTTTTTCCGCGACGCTGCTGTTCGCTCCTATTGCTCACGCACAAACCTCCACCTGGGCACTCGACCCTGCCCATTCCCAGGCTGACTTCCAGATCCGCCACCTCGGCGTCAGCACCGTCCGCGGAGCCATCACCGGCGCCAAGGGAACCGTCATCCTCGACGAGAAGGACATCACCAAGTCCAAGGTCGAAGCGACTCTCAGCACCGCCACGGTCAACACCAGCAACGACGCCCGCGATAAGCACCTCAAATCACCCGATTTCTTCGACGCCGAGAAATACCCCACCATCACCTTCAAGTCCACCTCAATCACGAAGAACGGCGACAAGCTCGAGCTGACCGGTGACCTCACCATAGGCGCCACCACCAAGAGCGTCACCCTCGATGTCGACGGTCCTGCCCCACCCCAGAGCATGCACGGCAAAACCATCAGCGGCTTCTCCGCAAGCGGCACGATCAAGCGCAGCGACTTCAACTTCGGTCAGAAGTTCCCCGCTGCCATGCTGGGCGATGATGTAAAGTTCACGATCGATGTAGAGATCGACAAGCAGTAG
- a CDS encoding response regulator transcription factor has protein sequence MDVEVENESLTEPHEEGDAPAGIRVILADSQAIYRVGMRKVFALEDDIRVVAQAETLTNLYAAMQRYPTDVVVLEGQLLAGTADAIPELVRRAPEAKLIVQVVETDESNTVELYRRGVRGVVPRSITPDLLIKCVRKIAAGETWIDNQSISWVIEAYRSQASTLTNPRVQPKLSKKELAIISCITRGMRNKEIAYQIGTTEQVIKNYLRKVYDKLGVSDRLELALYCLHHQLLKKYMQETDGIPMIPEEQATIARVKM, from the coding sequence ATGGATGTTGAAGTCGAAAACGAGAGTTTGACCGAGCCGCATGAAGAAGGGGATGCCCCGGCGGGCATTCGCGTCATTCTTGCTGACTCGCAGGCAATTTATCGCGTGGGTATGCGTAAGGTCTTTGCGTTAGAGGATGATATTCGCGTCGTTGCGCAGGCAGAGACGCTGACGAACCTCTATGCGGCGATGCAGCGTTATCCCACGGACGTCGTTGTGCTGGAAGGTCAGCTTCTCGCCGGTACGGCGGATGCTATTCCTGAGCTGGTTCGGCGTGCTCCTGAGGCGAAGCTGATTGTGCAGGTTGTGGAGACGGATGAGTCGAATACAGTCGAGCTGTACCGTCGCGGCGTGCGTGGGGTAGTGCCGCGGTCGATTACGCCGGATCTGCTGATCAAGTGCGTTCGCAAGATTGCGGCGGGGGAGACCTGGATCGATAACCAGTCGATTAGCTGGGTGATCGAAGCCTATCGCTCGCAGGCGTCTACACTGACCAATCCGCGGGTGCAGCCGAAGCTCTCCAAGAAAGAGCTGGCGATTATTAGCTGCATCACGCGAGGCATGCGCAATAAAGAAATCGCCTACCAGATTGGGACGACCGAGCAGGTTATCAAGAACTACCTGCGGAAGGTTTATGACAAGCTGGGTGTATCGGATCGCCTGGAGCTGGCGCTCTATTGTCTGCATCATCAGTTGCTCAAGAAGTATATGCAGGAGACGGACGGTATTCCGATGATTCCTGAAGAGCAGGCAACTATCGCTCGCGTCAAGATGTAG
- a CDS encoding PilZ domain-containing protein, whose protein sequence is MTHLERADGKELAPPPQVNPVRVAVRFPMRLPLTIQTRAGVLRAVTENVSSNGLLFVSDSLPALDSKIEFTMTMPSAIMGVENDVTIHCIGRIVRHEQEGREKKAAVVIDEYFLKA, encoded by the coding sequence ATGACACATTTGGAGCGGGCAGACGGCAAGGAGTTGGCACCACCTCCTCAGGTAAATCCTGTCCGGGTGGCTGTGCGATTTCCGATGCGATTGCCCTTGACGATTCAGACACGGGCTGGAGTTCTTCGCGCGGTGACAGAAAACGTCTCATCGAATGGTCTGCTGTTTGTCAGTGATTCTCTTCCCGCCCTGGACAGCAAGATTGAGTTTACGATGACGATGCCTTCCGCGATTATGGGTGTGGAAAATGACGTTACGATTCATTGCATCGGCAGAATCGTACGGCACGAGCAAGAGGGCCGAGAAAAAAAGGCAGCTGTTGTTATCGATGAGTATTTTCTAAAGGCCTGA
- a CDS encoding aldo/keto reductase, with amino-acid sequence MTILATKKLGNSDMELTRIGFGAWAIGGGDWAFAWGPQDDKDSLEAIHRALELGVNWIDTAAVYGLGHSEEVVAKALGTSSAKPYVFTKSGMVWNEKKEIDRSLKQIRRECEDSLRRLKVDVIDLYQIHWPVPDEEIEEGWTAMAELQREGKVRWIGASNFSVAQLERAMTIASVTSLQPPYSMINRTVESEILPFCERHGIGVINYSPMHSGLLTGSMTKERVAQFPENDFRKRAKNYQEPYLTLNLRLAELMKTIGARHGVSAGVVAIACTLYNSAITAAIVGGRSATQVEGVFPAASLKLPEVEFAEVQSFLADNF; translated from the coding sequence ATGACAATACTTGCAACGAAGAAGCTTGGCAACTCGGATATGGAGCTGACACGGATTGGGTTTGGCGCGTGGGCGATTGGTGGCGGGGACTGGGCGTTTGCCTGGGGACCGCAGGATGATAAGGACTCGCTTGAAGCGATCCATCGGGCGCTAGAACTGGGCGTGAACTGGATCGATACGGCGGCGGTGTATGGGCTGGGTCACTCGGAAGAGGTGGTCGCGAAGGCGCTTGGGACGAGCTCGGCGAAGCCGTACGTGTTTACCAAGAGCGGGATGGTTTGGAATGAGAAGAAGGAGATTGACCGCAGCCTGAAGCAGATTCGGCGGGAGTGCGAGGACAGCCTGCGGCGGTTGAAGGTCGATGTGATCGATCTGTATCAGATCCACTGGCCGGTGCCGGATGAGGAGATCGAAGAGGGCTGGACGGCGATGGCGGAGCTACAGCGCGAGGGGAAGGTACGCTGGATCGGGGCATCTAACTTTAGTGTGGCGCAACTGGAACGGGCGATGACGATTGCGTCGGTGACGTCTTTGCAACCGCCGTATTCGATGATTAATCGGACGGTGGAGTCGGAGATTCTGCCGTTCTGCGAGAGGCATGGGATTGGAGTGATCAACTACTCGCCGATGCACTCGGGACTGCTGACGGGGTCGATGACGAAGGAGCGGGTTGCGCAGTTTCCGGAGAACGACTTTCGTAAGCGGGCGAAGAACTACCAGGAGCCGTATCTGACGCTGAATCTGAGGCTGGCGGAGCTGATGAAGACGATTGGGGCTCGGCATGGAGTGAGCGCCGGGGTGGTGGCGATTGCGTGTACGCTGTACAACTCCGCGATTACGGCTGCGATTGTGGGTGGGCGCAGTGCTACGCAGGTAGAGGGGGTGTTTCCGGCGGCTAGCTTGAAATTGCCGGAGGTTGAGTTTGCTGAGGTGCAGAGCTTTCTCGCGGACAACTTTTAG
- a CDS encoding aminopeptidase, with protein MHGAETLRGTAFPEGFTAGARNAVTTCLRIQPEEKVTLITDESCLTIAASLGSELDRIGCVWNAFVLEAEAARPLEEMPAAVLEDMESSQVSIFAVTVQPNELHSRMQMTDVVNRKRMRHAHMVNITAEIMMQGMRADFLAIDRLSQAVLDKVRAATYVRATTAAGTDIHAVLSPEYKWFKTSGIISTEKWGNLPGGECFTAPGEVNGVFVVDGVVGDFLCARYGILRETPLTINIEGNRITKVSCTNKELERDFWAYTHTDANSDRVGEFAIGTNIGVERVIGNILQDEKFPGVHIAFGDPYGAHTGAAWKSSTHIDVVGLGFNIWLGDADGEEQIMRDGDFLIEA; from the coding sequence ATGCACGGGGCGGAGACGCTGCGGGGCACGGCGTTTCCTGAGGGTTTTACGGCGGGTGCGCGGAATGCGGTCACGACCTGTCTGCGTATTCAGCCAGAGGAGAAGGTGACGCTGATTACGGATGAGAGCTGTCTGACGATTGCGGCCTCGCTCGGGAGCGAGCTGGACCGGATCGGCTGTGTGTGGAATGCGTTTGTGCTGGAGGCCGAGGCGGCGCGACCGCTTGAAGAGATGCCGGCGGCGGTGCTGGAGGATATGGAGAGCTCGCAGGTGAGCATCTTTGCGGTGACGGTGCAGCCGAACGAGCTGCACAGCCGGATGCAGATGACGGACGTGGTGAACCGCAAACGGATGCGCCATGCGCACATGGTGAATATCACGGCGGAGATCATGATGCAGGGAATGCGCGCGGACTTTCTTGCCATCGACCGGTTGAGCCAGGCGGTGCTGGACAAGGTACGTGCGGCGACCTATGTGCGTGCGACGACGGCGGCGGGGACGGATATCCATGCGGTGCTGTCGCCGGAGTACAAGTGGTTCAAGACTTCGGGGATCATCAGCACGGAGAAGTGGGGCAACCTGCCAGGTGGAGAGTGCTTTACGGCTCCGGGCGAGGTGAACGGGGTTTTTGTGGTGGATGGTGTGGTCGGCGACTTTCTTTGCGCGCGATATGGGATTTTGCGCGAGACGCCGTTGACGATCAACATCGAAGGCAATCGGATTACTAAGGTCTCGTGTACGAACAAGGAGCTGGAGAGGGACTTCTGGGCATATACGCACACCGATGCTAATTCGGATCGGGTGGGAGAGTTTGCGATTGGGACGAACATCGGTGTGGAACGGGTGATTGGGAATATTTTGCAGGACGAGAAGTTTCCTGGCGTGCATATTGCGTTTGGCGATCCGTATGGAGCGCATACGGGGGCGGCGTGGAAGTCTTCGACGCATATCGATGTGGTTGGGCTGGGCTTCAACATCTGGCTGGGTGATGCGGATGGCGAGGAACAGATTATGCGGGACGGCGATTTTTTGATCGAGGCTTGA
- a CDS encoding carboxylate-amine ligase, giving the protein MRPTFSLGIEEEYQTVDPETRDLRSHIATEMLAKGKLRLEERVKAEMHQSVIEVGTRVCKNIQEAQEDLFDLRRNMIRLAEEHGLVLVAGATHPFADWRVQEIYPDPRYAQVVEDLQLVARANLIFGLHVHVGIEDREAAIRIMNSLRYFLPHILALSTNSPFWLGMETGYKSYRAKVFENFPRTNLPDSFASYSEFESYVNLLIKTGSIDNAKKIWWDIRPHPFFSTVEVRICDIPMRAKESIAIAALIQATAAKLYKLHERNIDFRQYSRALLMENKFRAVRYGLDGKLIDFGKQQEVPARELILEYLGFVDEVLDELGSREEIGYIHTMLEQGSGADRQLRVFRETKDLKSVVDFMASETKADL; this is encoded by the coding sequence ATGCGGCCTACGTTTTCGCTTGGGATTGAAGAGGAGTACCAGACGGTCGATCCGGAGACGCGGGATCTGCGGTCGCATATTGCGACGGAGATGCTGGCGAAGGGGAAGCTGCGGCTGGAGGAACGCGTGAAGGCCGAGATGCACCAGTCGGTGATCGAGGTGGGAACGCGAGTCTGCAAGAACATTCAGGAGGCGCAGGAGGACCTGTTCGATCTGCGGCGGAACATGATCCGGCTGGCGGAGGAGCATGGGTTGGTGCTGGTGGCGGGAGCGACGCATCCGTTTGCGGATTGGCGGGTGCAGGAGATCTATCCCGATCCGCGGTATGCGCAGGTGGTCGAGGACTTGCAGTTGGTGGCGCGGGCGAATCTGATCTTCGGGTTGCATGTGCATGTGGGCATCGAGGATCGAGAGGCGGCGATTCGGATTATGAATTCGCTGCGATATTTTCTTCCGCATATTTTGGCGTTGAGTACGAATTCGCCATTCTGGCTGGGGATGGAGACGGGGTACAAGAGCTATCGGGCGAAGGTGTTCGAGAACTTTCCGCGGACGAATCTGCCGGACAGTTTTGCGAGCTACTCGGAGTTTGAGAGCTATGTGAATCTGCTGATCAAGACGGGCAGCATCGATAACGCGAAGAAGATCTGGTGGGATATTCGGCCGCATCCGTTCTTCAGCACGGTGGAGGTGCGGATCTGCGATATTCCGATGCGGGCGAAGGAGTCGATTGCGATTGCGGCACTGATCCAGGCGACGGCGGCGAAGCTGTATAAGCTGCATGAGCGGAATATCGACTTCCGGCAGTACTCACGGGCGCTGCTGATGGAGAACAAGTTTCGCGCGGTGCGGTATGGGCTGGATGGAAAGCTGATCGACTTCGGCAAGCAGCAGGAGGTTCCGGCGCGGGAGCTGATCCTTGAGTATCTGGGGTTTGTCGATGAGGTGCTGGATGAGCTGGGCAGCCGCGAGGAGATTGGTTACATCCACACGATGCTCGAACAGGGCTCGGGTGCGGACCGGCAGCTACGGGTGTTTCGCGAGACGAAGGATCTGAAGAGTGTGGTTGATTTTATGGCCAGTGAGACGAAAGCAGATTTGTAA
- a CDS encoding esterase family protein, with product MKREWHKWFSPRLGRDMELLVFGHAGLPTIVFPTSCGRFYEFEDRGMVDAVKEQIERGEVQLICVDSVDAESWYNRNVGPRWRIARHVQYESYVMEEVIPLIQRVGHVPHSGPQIASLGCSFGGYHAANIALRHPDVFRVFLAMGAAFDLSNFLGGYHDQDCYFNIPTQYLPNTNDPWYLDRYRHNTYVLATGEHDICRGQTEHMAHLMRVKGIPVRLDVWGDGSHHDWPEWMKMVRVYL from the coding sequence ATGAAGCGCGAATGGCATAAGTGGTTTTCCCCACGTCTTGGCCGTGACATGGAGCTGCTGGTGTTTGGCCATGCGGGTCTTCCGACGATTGTTTTTCCGACTTCGTGCGGGCGGTTCTACGAGTTTGAGGACCGCGGCATGGTGGACGCGGTGAAGGAGCAGATTGAGCGTGGCGAGGTACAGCTGATCTGTGTGGACTCCGTGGATGCGGAGAGCTGGTACAACCGCAACGTGGGGCCACGGTGGCGGATTGCGCGGCATGTTCAGTATGAGAGTTATGTGATGGAGGAGGTCATCCCGCTGATTCAGCGAGTGGGCCATGTTCCTCATAGCGGGCCGCAGATTGCTTCGCTGGGTTGTAGCTTTGGCGGGTATCATGCGGCGAATATTGCGCTGCGGCATCCGGATGTGTTTCGTGTGTTTCTGGCGATGGGTGCGGCGTTCGACCTGTCCAACTTTCTTGGTGGATATCACGATCAGGATTGCTACTTCAATATTCCGACGCAGTATCTACCAAACACGAACGATCCCTGGTATCTGGATCGCTATCGGCATAATACGTATGTGCTGGCCACGGGAGAGCACGATATCTGCCGGGGGCAGACGGAGCATATGGCGCATCTGATGAGGGTGAAGGGGATTCCTGTTCGCCTGGATGTGTGGGGGGATGGGTCGCACCATGATTGGCCGGAGTGGATGAAGATGGTCCGGGTTTATCTGTAA
- a CDS encoding alpha/beta hydrolase — protein MNPTAQSFAREPAPTIAAPLWPENPLRIPDDADAIPRLETWHLHSQALPDPGYRPILVYLPEQYYSEPHRRFPVFYLHDGQNLFDGRTSYVAGRTWQAHTAADNLNAAGEIEPVILVGIANTGTRRMAEYTPTRDPKMGGGEGRKYGRLLIDELKPFIDRTYRTRTGPHDTGLGGSSLGGLISLFLGLEHPSVFGKLAVMSPSIWWDHRSILNSVNQAHPRPDLRIWLDMGTAEGARHVRDTDHLHRLLLRLGWQEGKDLAYTEAPGAVHDEAAWAQRFPNALRFLFPND, from the coding sequence TTGAACCCTACCGCACAATCCTTCGCCCGCGAGCCCGCGCCAACCATCGCCGCCCCTCTCTGGCCTGAAAATCCCCTCCGCATCCCCGACGACGCCGACGCCATCCCGCGCCTCGAGACCTGGCACCTCCACTCCCAGGCCCTGCCCGACCCCGGCTACCGCCCCATCCTCGTCTACCTTCCCGAGCAGTACTACTCCGAGCCCCATCGCCGCTTCCCCGTCTTCTACCTCCACGACGGCCAGAACCTCTTCGACGGACGCACCTCCTACGTCGCCGGACGCACCTGGCAGGCCCACACCGCCGCCGACAACCTCAACGCCGCCGGCGAGATTGAACCCGTCATCCTCGTCGGCATCGCCAACACCGGCACCCGCCGCATGGCCGAATACACCCCCACCCGCGACCCCAAGATGGGCGGAGGCGAAGGCCGCAAGTACGGTCGCCTCCTCATCGACGAGCTGAAACCCTTCATCGACCGCACCTACCGCACCCGTACCGGTCCCCACGACACCGGCCTCGGCGGCTCCTCCCTCGGCGGCCTCATCTCCCTCTTCCTCGGCCTCGAGCACCCCAGCGTCTTCGGCAAACTCGCCGTCATGTCCCCCTCCATCTGGTGGGACCACCGCAGCATCCTCAACTCAGTCAATCAGGCCCACCCGCGCCCCGACCTCCGCATCTGGCTCGACATGGGAACCGCCGAAGGCGCTCGCCACGTCCGCGACACCGACCACCTCCACCGCCTCCTCCTCCGTCTAGGCTGGCAAGAAGGCAAAGATCTCGCCTACACAGAAGCCCCCGGCGCCGTCCACGACGAAGCCGCCTGGGCCCAACGCTTCCCCAACGCCCTCCGCTTCCTCTTTCCAAACGACTAA
- the rpsP gene encoding 30S ribosomal protein S16, with amino-acid sequence MIRLARVGARKQPHYRVIVIEKDRARNGRSIEVVGTYNPRTNPASVELKRDRIDYWTSKGAQLSERVGKLLSQAAAAPATEVAA; translated from the coding sequence ATGATCCGTCTGGCGCGCGTTGGCGCCCGCAAGCAGCCCCATTATCGCGTTATCGTTATCGAAAAAGACCGCGCCCGCAACGGTCGCTCCATCGAAGTCGTCGGAACCTACAACCCACGCACCAATCCCGCGAGCGTCGAGCTCAAGCGAGACCGCATCGACTATTGGACCAGCAAGGGTGCCCAGCTCTCCGAGCGCGTCGGCAAGCTCCTGTCCCAGGCAGCCGCAGCTCCCGCCACCGAAGTCGCAGCCTAA
- a CDS encoding KH domain-containing protein yields MTEATQSNNAIEIASLITGIARALVDSPDNVLVETIPDQDSTVLRLRVAQSDVGKIIGKQGRTARSLRTILSAASMKVHHRYSLDIIDNSNQPH; encoded by the coding sequence ATGACAGAGGCAACGCAGAGCAACAATGCCATCGAAATAGCCAGCCTGATCACCGGAATCGCCCGGGCGCTGGTTGACTCCCCGGACAACGTCCTCGTAGAAACCATCCCCGACCAGGACTCCACCGTTCTGCGTCTCCGAGTCGCCCAAAGCGATGTCGGCAAAATCATCGGCAAGCAGGGCCGCACCGCTCGCTCGCTCCGCACCATCCTGAGCGCAGCCAGCATGAAGGTCCACCACCGCTACTCGCTCGACATCATCGACAACAGCAACCAGCCGCACTAA